Proteins from a genomic interval of Leifsonia shinshuensis:
- the flgL gene encoding flagellar hook-associated protein FlgL, whose translation MTNATQTANAQRNLQLSLQRQAKLYDQATSQKQITRPSDDPTATASALNVRSDQAATAQYQRNVDNGDGWLTTADSTLTNVETLMRRFRDLTVQGANDGSLSPEAKEAIATELDGIKKSMLALANTTYLGRTVFAGNSDAGVAFQPDYTFTGAAGSTVERRIGPGTTVRVDADGAAAFGSGASSVFALIDSTASDLRSGVNVGPRLAQIDDRMKAIVGEHAQIGGRQTRIDKAKDTLAVGANSLESQRASLEDVDLSKVILDLKTQDVNYQTAIAVTAKVLQPTLMDFLR comes from the coding sequence GTGACCAACGCAACCCAGACGGCGAACGCCCAGCGCAACCTGCAGCTCAGCCTGCAGCGCCAGGCGAAGCTGTACGACCAGGCGACGAGCCAGAAGCAGATCACCCGGCCGTCGGACGACCCGACGGCCACGGCGAGCGCTCTGAACGTGCGTTCCGACCAGGCGGCGACCGCCCAATACCAGCGCAACGTCGACAACGGCGACGGCTGGCTGACCACCGCCGACTCGACGCTGACCAACGTGGAGACGCTGATGCGCCGCTTCCGCGACCTCACCGTGCAGGGCGCGAACGACGGCTCCCTCTCTCCGGAGGCCAAGGAGGCGATCGCGACCGAGCTGGACGGCATCAAGAAGAGCATGCTCGCGCTGGCCAACACCACCTATCTCGGCCGCACGGTGTTCGCGGGCAACTCGGACGCGGGCGTCGCCTTCCAGCCGGACTACACGTTCACCGGCGCAGCCGGCAGTACTGTGGAGCGCAGGATCGGTCCCGGCACGACGGTGCGGGTCGACGCCGACGGCGCCGCCGCGTTCGGCTCCGGCGCCTCGTCGGTGTTCGCCCTCATCGACTCGACCGCGAGCGACCTCCGCTCGGGTGTCAACGTGGGCCCGAGGCTGGCGCAGATCGACGACAGGATGAAGGCGATCGTGGGAGAGCACGCGCAGATCGGCGGACGCCAGACCCGCATCGACAAGGCCAAGGACACGCTCGCCGTCGGTGCGAACTCGCTGGAGTCGCAGCGCGCGAGCCTGGAAGATGTGGACCTCAGCAAGGTGATCCTCGATCTGAAGACCCAGGACGTGAACTACCAGACCGCGATCGCGGTGACCGCCAAGGTCCTGCAGCCGACCCTGATGGACTTCCTCCGGTGA
- the flgK gene encoding flagellar hook-associated protein FlgK has translation MSTFSGLNTAYTGLVAAKAGLDVVGQNLVNANTAGYTRQRLTTSGVPALNSAGLFTGGVRPGQGVSVDGIKRLDDAALDARVRSTTALSGYSSTRAQALTTLEDSLNEPGTNGLSAQLQKFWSAWGDVANQAGEQAPAGVLLGQAGSLVGQIASGYRAVDAQWSSLRQSANGMVNDVNQAANEVADLNGRIRQAVASGSSANELMDRRDVLTTQLANLAGGVVRANDDGTVDVLVGGNALVSGTTANAVQLAGAQRMTDAGADPVRLEWAHRPGSAIALEGGQIAGAVSTLAPADANGTGGVLAEAAASYNAFAVTLAQRVNAVHSTGSTPSGTTGLDFFAIDASQPAALGLSVIPTDVSQIATGKPGAGGTDGTVADAISQLGTGPNAVDKQWSAFVVRVGTASKTEQQQSDLAGLAASNATNAQLANSSVDLDEENMNMLTFQHAYQGAARVMTAVDETLDTLINHTGLVGR, from the coding sequence ATGAGCACTTTCAGCGGGCTGAACACCGCCTACACCGGACTCGTCGCGGCGAAGGCCGGCCTCGACGTCGTCGGCCAGAACCTGGTGAACGCCAACACGGCCGGCTACACGCGCCAGCGCCTGACCACCTCCGGAGTGCCCGCCCTGAACTCGGCCGGCCTCTTCACCGGCGGCGTCCGGCCCGGCCAGGGCGTCAGCGTGGACGGCATCAAGCGCCTGGACGACGCCGCCCTCGACGCGCGGGTCCGCAGCACGACGGCCCTCTCCGGCTACTCCTCGACGCGCGCCCAGGCGCTCACCACGCTGGAGGACTCGCTCAACGAGCCCGGGACCAACGGCCTGTCCGCCCAGCTGCAGAAGTTCTGGTCCGCGTGGGGCGACGTGGCGAACCAGGCCGGCGAGCAGGCGCCCGCCGGCGTGCTGCTCGGCCAGGCCGGCAGCCTCGTAGGCCAGATCGCCTCCGGCTACCGGGCCGTCGACGCCCAGTGGAGCTCGCTGCGGCAGAGCGCGAACGGGATGGTGAACGACGTCAACCAGGCCGCGAACGAGGTCGCCGACCTCAACGGCCGGATCCGCCAGGCGGTCGCCTCCGGGTCGTCGGCCAACGAGCTGATGGACCGCCGCGATGTGCTGACGACGCAACTCGCGAACCTCGCCGGGGGAGTGGTGCGCGCGAACGACGACGGCACCGTGGACGTCCTGGTCGGCGGCAACGCCCTGGTCAGCGGCACGACCGCTAACGCCGTCCAGCTCGCCGGCGCGCAGCGGATGACGGACGCCGGCGCCGACCCCGTGCGGCTGGAATGGGCGCACCGGCCCGGCTCGGCCATCGCGCTCGAAGGCGGCCAGATCGCGGGCGCCGTGTCCACGCTCGCGCCCGCGGACGCCAACGGCACCGGGGGAGTCCTCGCCGAGGCGGCGGCGAGCTACAACGCCTTCGCCGTCACGCTCGCCCAGCGGGTCAACGCCGTGCACAGCACCGGCTCCACCCCGTCGGGGACGACCGGTCTCGACTTCTTCGCCATCGACGCCTCCCAGCCGGCGGCGCTCGGGCTCTCGGTCATCCCGACGGACGTGTCGCAGATCGCGACGGGGAAGCCGGGCGCCGGCGGCACCGACGGGACCGTCGCCGACGCCATCTCCCAGCTCGGCACCGGCCCGAACGCCGTCGACAAGCAGTGGTCGGCCTTCGTCGTCCGCGTCGGGACCGCCAGCAAGACCGAGCAGCAGCAGTCCGACCTCGCCGGCCTGGCCGCGAGCAACGCCACCAACGCGCAGCTCGCGAACTCGTCCGTCGACCTCGACGAGGAGAACATGAACATGCTCACGTTCCAGCACGCCTACCAGGGCGCCGCTCGCGTGATGACCGCCGTCGACGAGACGCTCGACACACTCATCAACCACACCGGACTGGTCGGGAGGTAG
- the flgN gene encoding flagellar export chaperone FlgN has protein sequence MAASELSAQLWKERELLELLLFKLEEEQLLLIAGKSRWISHATHEVEQVMERMRDVALARTIEVSAVAEAWGLPAEATLRELVAGAPDGIWSDIFASHLTAMTELTGQIAEVRDTNERLLREAARSTQETLSGLTGAGTETGLYGAAGESRSGDSGARLFDTEA, from the coding sequence ATGGCCGCGAGCGAACTCTCCGCTCAGCTCTGGAAGGAGCGCGAGCTGCTGGAGCTTCTGCTGTTCAAGCTGGAGGAGGAGCAGCTGCTGCTCATCGCCGGCAAGTCGCGCTGGATCTCGCACGCGACGCACGAGGTGGAGCAGGTGATGGAGCGGATGCGCGACGTCGCTCTCGCCCGCACCATCGAGGTGTCGGCCGTCGCGGAGGCGTGGGGCCTCCCGGCGGAGGCGACCCTGCGCGAGCTCGTGGCGGGCGCCCCGGACGGCATCTGGTCCGACATCTTCGCATCGCACCTGACCGCGATGACCGAGCTCACCGGTCAGATCGCGGAGGTGCGGGACACCAACGAGCGGCTGCTGCGGGAGGCCGCACGTTCGACGCAGGAGACCTTGAGCGGGCTGACCGGCGCCGGAACGGAGACCGGGCTCTACGGCGCGGCGGGCGAGAGCCGGTCGGGCGACTCCGGCGCACGGCTGTTCGACACGGAGGCCTGA
- a CDS encoding sigma-70 family RNA polymerase sigma factor: MNRSERNTLVVDNLPLVGYLVSDLCSRATHLSRDDLASAGAVALVTAADAYDASTGVPFGAYARTRIVGALADELRAGDWATRSARKRIKATLAVQESLTAALGRTPAVEEIAR; the protein is encoded by the coding sequence GTGAACCGCAGCGAACGAAACACGCTCGTCGTCGACAACCTGCCGCTGGTCGGCTACCTGGTATCCGACCTGTGCTCCCGTGCCACCCACCTGTCCCGCGACGACCTGGCCTCGGCCGGCGCCGTCGCCCTCGTGACCGCCGCCGACGCGTACGACGCGAGCACCGGCGTCCCGTTCGGCGCGTACGCGCGCACCCGGATCGTCGGCGCGCTCGCCGACGAGCTGCGCGCGGGCGACTGGGCCACGCGCTCCGCCCGCAAGCGGATCAAGGCGACGCTCGCGGTGCAGGAGAGCCTGACCGCCGCGCTCGGCCGCACGCCGGCCGTCGAGGAGATCGCTCGGTGA
- a CDS encoding sigma-70 family RNA polymerase sigma factor, protein MGHALRPQADQGDARGAGEPDRRARPHAGRRGDRSVTTLDETVESVLVSESAGPEDTLLAGERTAYVRAAVAALPDRMRSIVEAIYFDDRTVTEIAEELGITHSAVSQQRSEAIRLMREGMATHYADEGDPAVIEAKTSQARRSAYLARLAQHAVAHLHPHTPTPTSARAS, encoded by the coding sequence CTGGGCCACGCGCTCCGCCCGCAAGCGGATCAAGGCGACGCTCGCGGTGCAGGAGAGCCTGACCGCCGCGCTCGGCCGCACGCCGGCCGTCGAGGAGATCGCTCGGTGACCACCCTCGACGAGACCGTCGAGTCGGTGCTCGTGTCCGAGTCCGCCGGCCCGGAGGACACCCTGCTGGCCGGCGAGCGCACCGCCTACGTCCGCGCCGCCGTCGCCGCGCTCCCCGACCGGATGCGCTCGATCGTGGAGGCCATCTACTTCGACGACCGCACGGTGACCGAGATCGCCGAGGAGCTCGGCATCACGCACTCGGCGGTGTCGCAGCAGCGGTCGGAGGCCATCCGGCTCATGCGCGAGGGCATGGCCACGCACTACGCCGACGAGGGCGACCCCGCCGTGATCGAGGCGAAGACCTCGCAGGCCCGGCGCAGCGCCTACCTCGCCCGGCTCGCCCAGCACGCGGTCGCGCACCTGCACCCGCACACCCCCACCCCGACCTCGGCCCGCGCCTCCTGA
- a CDS encoding flagellin, translating to MGMQINTNISALNAYRNLNNTQSDLSKSLEKLSSGLRINRAADDAAGLAISEGLKSQVGGLTVAARNAQDGISVVQTAEGSLTEVHTILQRMRDLAVQAGNDSNNVDSRNAIKTEVTQLTSELTRIAGSSNFNGINLLDGSAGAGTGKLTFQVGAGSVAANDQIQVDLSGANVTTVATAAAGLQFDTAANALASIATLDTQITAVSTARANIGAVQNRFESAIRSLNVSQENLSAAQSRITDTDMASEMVKYTRSNILSQAGTAMLAQANQSGAGVLKLLG from the coding sequence ATGGGTATGCAGATCAACACCAACATCTCGGCGCTCAACGCCTACCGCAACCTGAACAACACTCAGAGCGACCTCTCGAAGTCGCTCGAGAAGCTGTCCAGCGGCCTCCGCATCAACCGTGCGGCGGACGACGCGGCGGGCCTGGCCATCTCGGAGGGCCTGAAGTCGCAGGTCGGCGGTCTGACCGTCGCCGCCCGCAACGCTCAGGACGGCATCAGCGTCGTGCAGACCGCTGAAGGTTCGCTCACCGAGGTCCACACGATCCTGCAGCGCATGCGCGACCTTGCTGTTCAGGCCGGCAACGACTCGAACAACGTGGACTCGCGCAACGCGATCAAGACGGAGGTCACCCAGCTGACGAGCGAGCTCACCCGTATCGCGGGCAGCTCGAACTTCAACGGGATCAACCTGCTCGACGGCTCTGCGGGCGCCGGCACCGGCAAGCTGACCTTCCAGGTCGGCGCGGGCTCGGTGGCGGCGAACGACCAGATCCAGGTCGACCTCTCCGGCGCGAACGTCACCACGGTCGCCACCGCGGCGGCCGGGCTGCAGTTCGACACCGCCGCCAACGCGCTGGCCTCGATCGCGACGCTCGACACGCAGATCACCGCCGTCTCGACGGCCCGTGCCAACATCGGTGCGGTCCAGAACCGCTTCGAGAGCGCCATCCGCAGCCTCAACGTCTCGCAGGAGAACCTGTCGGCTGCCCAGTCCCGCATCACGGACACCGACATGGCGTCGGAGATGGTGAAGTACACCCGCTCCAACATCCTGTCGCAGGCCGGCACCGCCATGCTCGCTCAGGCGAACCAGTCGGGCGCGGGCGTCCTGAAGCTCCTCGGCTAA
- the fliD gene encoding flagellar filament capping protein FliD codes for MSMAVDGLVSGLNTTQLISQLMQAEAVPQTLLKNKVADSTTYITAMQTLNSKIAALATSAAALAKPTGTDLHTASTSSTSVTATAGTGAVDGTIDFTVDRLAQSQVIVTGPLSQWPDNPPTLTFVGSDGTTTQVTAASNSLADVASAINKAGVGVSATQVAAGTDPATGQPLYRLQLSSAKTGAAAAFTVYRGTPAAVTAGTATNLLSDPGAAQVRQAQDAQVTLWAGSAAAQAVTSSSNTFTTVLPGVSLTVSAASTTPVTLTVARDDTSISNAANALVTSLNDAFSFIAQKQAVSTGTDTAGGTTVTAGPFTGDSTVRDANQKLMDAVIAPINGISPSTYGISITSDGQVTFDKTAFTTALANNPDGVKSALATIAQRVSDAATVASDKYTGTITTKIQGEQATVKSLNTQIADWDTRLADRKATLQKTYANLEVQLQQLQSQSSWLSGQLASLSASSSSSSSGH; via the coding sequence ATGAGCATGGCCGTCGACGGTCTGGTCAGCGGACTCAACACCACCCAGCTGATCAGCCAGCTGATGCAGGCGGAGGCCGTCCCGCAGACCCTGCTCAAGAACAAGGTCGCGGACTCCACCACCTACATCACGGCGATGCAGACGCTGAACAGCAAGATCGCGGCGCTCGCCACCTCGGCGGCCGCCCTCGCGAAGCCGACCGGCACCGACCTCCACACCGCCTCCACCAGCTCCACCTCCGTCACCGCGACGGCGGGCACGGGCGCAGTGGACGGCACCATCGACTTCACCGTCGACCGCCTCGCGCAGTCGCAGGTCATCGTCACCGGCCCGCTCTCGCAGTGGCCGGACAATCCCCCGACGCTCACCTTCGTGGGCTCGGACGGCACGACGACGCAGGTCACGGCCGCCAGCAACTCGCTCGCCGACGTCGCGTCGGCGATCAACAAGGCGGGAGTGGGCGTCAGCGCCACCCAGGTCGCCGCCGGCACCGACCCGGCGACCGGCCAGCCGCTCTACCGCCTGCAGCTCAGCTCGGCGAAGACCGGAGCGGCAGCCGCCTTCACCGTCTACCGCGGCACGCCGGCCGCCGTGACAGCAGGCACCGCCACCAACCTCCTCAGCGACCCCGGCGCCGCGCAGGTTCGGCAGGCCCAGGACGCGCAGGTCACGCTCTGGGCGGGCTCGGCCGCGGCGCAGGCCGTGACCAGCTCCAGCAACACGTTCACCACGGTGCTCCCCGGCGTCTCGCTGACCGTCAGCGCCGCCTCCACCACCCCGGTGACGCTCACGGTCGCCCGCGACGACACCTCGATCTCGAACGCGGCGAACGCGCTGGTGACCAGCCTGAACGACGCCTTCTCCTTCATCGCGCAGAAGCAGGCCGTCTCGACCGGCACCGACACGGCGGGCGGGACCACGGTCACCGCGGGCCCGTTCACCGGCGACTCGACCGTCCGCGATGCGAACCAGAAGCTCATGGACGCGGTGATCGCGCCGATCAACGGGATCTCCCCCAGCACCTACGGCATCAGCATCACCAGCGACGGGCAGGTGACGTTCGACAAGACCGCCTTCACCACCGCTCTGGCGAACAACCCCGACGGCGTGAAGTCGGCGCTCGCGACCATCGCCCAGCGCGTCTCCGACGCCGCGACCGTCGCCAGCGACAAGTACACCGGCACCATCACGACGAAGATCCAGGGCGAGCAGGCGACGGTCAAGAGCCTCAACACGCAGATCGCCGACTGGGACACGCGTCTCGCCGACCGCAAAGCCACACTCCAGAAGACCTATGCGAACCTCGAAGTCCAGTTGCAGCAGCTCCAGTCCCAGTCGTCGTGGCTGAGCGGGCAGCTCGCCTCCCTCTCCGCAAGCTCGTCGTCCTCGTCGTCGGGTCACTGA
- the fliS gene encoding flagellar export chaperone FliS: MLNTAAAKLSAYNRDSVLSASPARLLTMLYDRLVLDLTRAEEALRAEAWPTAWENLRHADQIVAELASSLKVDLWDGAESLLQLYGYLADLIVAGTIEHDADKVREAIELVEPLQAAWHEAAASLPASTAPSIVPASPFGAGDPAAETGRDLGVA, encoded by the coding sequence ATGCTCAACACCGCCGCCGCGAAGCTGTCGGCCTACAACCGGGACAGCGTGCTGTCCGCCAGCCCGGCGCGCCTGCTCACGATGCTCTACGACCGCCTGGTCCTCGACCTCACCCGCGCCGAGGAGGCACTGCGCGCCGAGGCGTGGCCGACCGCGTGGGAGAACCTGCGGCACGCCGACCAGATCGTCGCCGAGCTCGCGTCGAGCCTGAAGGTCGACCTCTGGGACGGCGCCGAGAGCCTGCTCCAGCTGTACGGCTACCTGGCCGACCTCATCGTCGCCGGCACCATCGAGCACGACGCCGACAAGGTCCGCGAGGCGATCGAGCTCGTCGAGCCGCTCCAGGCGGCCTGGCATGAGGCCGCCGCGTCGTTGCCCGCCTCGACGGCGCCGTCCATCGTCCCCGCCTCGCCGTTCGGCGCGGGCGACCCCGCTGCGGAGACCGGTCGTGACCTCGGCGTCGCCTGA
- the flgB gene encoding flagellar basal body rod protein FlgB, giving the protein MLESVTTAALTSALNGLSARQRAIANNIANVNTPGYTAERVSFEDALAASVARGDGHVSATTARSLEPTRLDGNNVNLDTETLSNVDTVLMYQFASQAAGNEFSAVRAALKTS; this is encoded by the coding sequence GTGCTCGAATCCGTGACCACGGCCGCCCTGACGAGCGCCCTCAATGGCCTGTCGGCGCGCCAGCGCGCGATCGCGAACAACATCGCCAACGTCAACACCCCCGGCTACACCGCAGAGCGCGTCTCCTTCGAGGACGCCCTCGCCGCCTCGGTCGCCCGGGGCGACGGCCACGTCTCCGCGACGACCGCGCGCTCCCTGGAGCCCACCCGGCTCGACGGCAACAACGTCAACCTCGACACCGAGACGCTCTCCAACGTCGACACGGTGCTCATGTACCAGTTCGCCTCCCAGGCCGCCGGCAACGAGTTCTCCGCGGTCCGCGCCGCGCTGAAGACGAGCTGA
- a CDS encoding flagellar basal body rod protein FlgC, whose protein sequence is MTFDAIGIAGTGLTLHRKWLDAISDNMANINTAKPTSGAAFQARYIVAQEGEGVSGAYVAGAAYGSAVGRLVYEPDNPVADAKGYVRYPDIDLSEQMGALIMAQRGYQANAAVVDRAKESYQAALQIGRN, encoded by the coding sequence ATGACATTCGACGCCATCGGCATCGCCGGCACCGGATTGACCCTGCACCGCAAGTGGCTGGACGCGATCTCGGACAACATGGCCAACATCAACACGGCGAAGCCCACGAGCGGCGCGGCCTTCCAGGCCCGCTACATCGTCGCGCAGGAGGGGGAGGGCGTCTCCGGGGCCTACGTCGCGGGCGCCGCCTACGGCAGCGCGGTCGGCCGGCTGGTCTACGAGCCGGACAACCCCGTCGCCGACGCCAAGGGCTACGTGCGCTACCCGGACATCGACCTCTCCGAGCAGATGGGCGCGCTCATCATGGCGCAGCGCGGGTACCAGGCGAACGCCGCCGTGGTGGACCGCGCCAAGGAGAGCTACCAGGCCGCCCTCCAGATCGGGAGGAACTGA